A single Vibrio sp. YMD68 DNA region contains:
- a CDS encoding site-specific integrase: MTKRISSNATLQALKPQDKEYMIPDKKVEGLNIRVRPTGTMTWTFRFQIGKKHEKISMGRYIKSKPQTGMTLEQAREEAGRYRSWLENNKNPKLELVREKREQEAAKTFHDAFVSFDAIHLSKQLRGEQARTIYLRDVKPFIGDVKLDDLNIMDLNRVFDAKTDQSGQRMAGAIGACHKVMNQIINHALALNMLEVHPAPQLKAKDVGGGSKITKRNLSFNELELLQSSLESWKTNTSNIRLIRFLLGCGQRIRAVLEMRWEEVDLKNRTWILPASSKDRHSKSPESRKVPLSDYLIELLKEQRKEIANSRKLVWPQLNSDKVQESSAIRIIIKRNLPDGIEPFSPHDLRRTFISRCNEMKLDIVAVEKAVGHQLPGMLRVYNHYDYFDEQLLVMQAWGRKLQALAPKKKETISPTKAAFLRRHFGL; this comes from the coding sequence ATGACAAAGAGAATTAGCAGCAATGCCACATTGCAAGCGTTGAAGCCTCAAGATAAAGAGTACATGATCCCTGATAAAAAAGTTGAAGGATTAAATATCCGTGTTCGTCCCACGGGAACAATGACCTGGACCTTTCGCTTTCAAATAGGTAAAAAACACGAAAAGATTTCAATGGGTCGATACATAAAGTCGAAGCCTCAAACGGGTATGACTTTAGAGCAAGCTAGAGAAGAAGCGGGTCGTTATCGTAGTTGGTTAGAAAATAACAAAAATCCTAAACTTGAGCTAGTTAGAGAAAAGCGAGAACAAGAGGCAGCAAAAACTTTCCATGATGCATTTGTTAGTTTTGACGCTATACACTTATCGAAACAGTTACGAGGAGAGCAGGCTAGGACGATTTACTTACGAGATGTGAAACCGTTTATTGGTGACGTCAAATTAGATGATCTTAATATTATGGATCTAAATAGAGTATTTGACGCTAAAACTGATCAGTCTGGGCAGCGTATGGCCGGAGCTATAGGCGCATGTCATAAAGTGATGAACCAAATCATAAATCATGCGTTAGCTCTCAATATGCTTGAGGTGCACCCAGCCCCACAACTAAAAGCAAAAGATGTAGGAGGCGGTTCAAAAATAACTAAAAGAAATTTGAGTTTTAATGAATTAGAATTACTACAGTCGAGTTTAGAATCGTGGAAGACTAACACCTCTAATATTCGGCTAATTAGATTTTTACTTGGTTGTGGTCAGAGAATACGAGCTGTTTTAGAAATGAGATGGGAAGAAGTAGATTTGAAAAATAGAACTTGGATTCTTCCTGCAAGTTCAAAAGATAGGCATAGTAAGAGTCCAGAAAGTCGAAAAGTTCCATTGAGTGACTATTTGATTGAATTGCTTAAAGAGCAGCGAAAAGAAATTGCTAATAGTAGGAAGTTAGTTTGGCCTCAATTAAACTCAGATAAAGTACAAGAATCATCAGCTATTAGAATTATTATTAAAAGAAACCTCCCAGATGGAATAGAACCATTCTCACCTCATGACTTACGTCGAACCTTTATTAGCCGATGCAATGAAATGAAGCTTGATATAGTCGCAGTCGAAAAAGCTGTCGGGCATCAGTTACCTGGTATGTTACGAGTCTACAATCACTACGACTACTTTGATGAGCAATTGCTTGTAATGCAGGCGTGGGGAAGAAAGTTACAAGCTCTTGCCCCTAAGAAGAAAGAGACGATATCGCCGACAAAAGCAGCTTTTTTACGTCGACACTTTGGTCTTTAA
- the fabR gene encoding HTH-type transcriptional repressor FabR, with translation MKSLGIRAQQKEKTRRSLIDAAFSQLSADRSFSNLSLREVAREAGIAPTSFYRHFKDMDELGLTMVDEGGLLLRQLMRQARQRIATEGSVIRTSVETFMEFIESSPNVFRLLLRERSGTSFDFRTAVAREIEHFAAELTEYLTSTGMSKEEAQTQAQASVTLVFSSGAEVLDLSARERDELAERLIMQLRMIAKGAFWYRKERERKRTKSRED, from the coding sequence AAAAGAGAAAACTCGCCGATCACTGATTGACGCGGCATTCAGTCAGTTGAGTGCTGATAGAAGTTTTTCTAATTTAAGTTTAAGAGAAGTCGCTCGAGAAGCCGGGATCGCGCCCACGTCTTTTTATCGTCATTTTAAAGATATGGATGAATTAGGCTTAACCATGGTCGATGAAGGCGGTTTATTGCTACGTCAGTTGATGCGGCAGGCTCGTCAGCGGATTGCAACCGAAGGAAGCGTGATTCGTACTTCGGTTGAAACATTTATGGAATTTATTGAAAGTAGCCCTAATGTTTTTCGTTTATTATTAAGAGAGCGTTCGGGAACGTCTTTTGATTTTCGTACTGCCGTCGCCAGAGAAATTGAACATTTTGCGGCAGAGTTAACCGAATATTTAACCAGTACCGGAATGAGCAAAGAAGAAGCACAGACTCAAGCGCAAGCATCGGTGACCTTGGTTTTTAGCTCCGGAGCTGAAGTGCTTGATTTGTCGGCTCGTGAACGAGATGAGCTTGCTGAACGTTTGATTATGCAGCTAAGAATGATTGCAAAAGGGGCATTCTGGTATCGCAAAGAGCGAGAGAGAAAGCGAACAAAAAGCAGGGAGGATTAA
- a CDS encoding YfjI family protein, translated as MSNVLPIGLHGTAWFPYQSVPPYFRNDSTFYRALDNLEQLTQTPKAMNLSAALSAASTSLQGLVDVENPLTGKAGPISLNILTVAGSGERKSSLESKVIKGLKRFMLDDTKRLKRALVKHALIISEYREVEKYLMQEMLDASNEEKDVAIERLVDHQLNEPQAPKPRIIRFEDVTPQSLQAELQGMGANALLISSEGAKILNSLLMRNTSFLNDIWSGEDTRVSRKSSDDITIEDARLTVAIMTQVSTVKKFITKSTDDVRDNGFFARFLLCYPPSNCGNRQSYGIKIPTEAIDEFNERVYSLLQLLPLEIDERERRVVSFCYDSKKVLTEISNEIETGMKPGGRFEFAKDHASKLVENTVRVAAILHCFENYSEDEALSEIPLSTLWNAINIVAYYSSEFMGLFCPPPTPPQHVLDAEVLANWLVQRSNAGTRYIKNNYILQYGPNCLRKSKALKAALDYLGPDPRFSQLLIGKTKVIDLYPTYAQDLAKQQLDLSTVELPPTPQY; from the coding sequence ATGAGCAATGTGCTTCCTATAGGCCTTCATGGTACAGCTTGGTTTCCTTACCAATCCGTGCCGCCTTACTTCAGAAACGATTCTACTTTCTATAGAGCTTTAGACAACCTAGAACAGTTGACTCAAACCCCAAAGGCAATGAATTTGTCAGCAGCTCTATCCGCGGCCTCAACCTCCCTTCAGGGACTAGTGGATGTGGAGAATCCATTAACAGGCAAAGCAGGTCCAATTTCTTTGAACATATTGACTGTTGCGGGTTCTGGCGAGCGAAAATCGAGTCTTGAATCGAAAGTAATTAAAGGACTCAAGAGGTTCATGCTTGATGATACTAAGCGCTTAAAGCGAGCCTTAGTTAAGCATGCCCTAATCATAAGTGAATATCGAGAGGTAGAGAAGTATTTAATGCAAGAAATGCTTGATGCTTCTAATGAAGAGAAAGACGTTGCCATTGAAAGGCTTGTCGATCATCAATTGAACGAGCCGCAAGCGCCTAAGCCGAGAATTATCCGGTTTGAAGACGTCACACCACAGTCCTTACAAGCTGAACTGCAAGGTATGGGAGCTAATGCGTTACTTATTTCAAGTGAAGGAGCAAAAATCCTAAATTCTTTATTAATGAGGAACACTAGCTTCTTGAACGACATTTGGTCTGGTGAAGATACTAGAGTGAGCCGAAAATCAAGTGATGATATTACCATTGAAGATGCTCGCTTGACCGTAGCGATCATGACTCAAGTAAGTACCGTGAAAAAGTTTATCACAAAATCTACAGATGACGTTCGGGATAATGGCTTCTTCGCTCGTTTCTTACTCTGCTATCCGCCTTCAAACTGTGGCAACCGTCAATCGTACGGCATAAAGATTCCAACGGAAGCAATAGATGAATTCAATGAACGAGTCTACTCATTACTTCAGCTATTGCCACTAGAAATCGACGAGCGCGAACGAAGAGTTGTTTCCTTCTGTTATGACTCGAAAAAAGTGCTCACAGAGATATCAAATGAAATTGAAACCGGGATGAAGCCAGGTGGACGTTTTGAGTTTGCTAAAGATCACGCATCCAAATTGGTTGAAAACACAGTTCGTGTCGCTGCTATATTGCATTGTTTTGAAAACTACTCAGAGGATGAAGCTCTCTCAGAGATACCGCTCTCAACGCTCTGGAATGCCATCAACATTGTGGCCTATTATTCTTCTGAGTTTATGGGGCTGTTTTGTCCACCACCAACCCCTCCGCAGCATGTGCTTGATGCGGAGGTATTAGCCAATTGGTTAGTCCAAAGGTCAAATGCAGGAACTCGGTATATCAAAAACAACTACATACTCCAGTATGGTCCTAATTGTTTACGAAAGAGTAAAGCTCTAAAGGCAGCATTAGACTATTTGGGGCCTGATCCTCGGTTTTCACAGCTGTTAATCGGCAAAACGAAGGTCATCGATCTATATCCTACATATGCACAAGATTTAGCTAAGCAGCAGCTTGATTTATCAACGGTCGAGCTGCCACCTACACCACAATACTAA
- a CDS encoding AlpA family phage regulatory protein: MALPLSQQNQNQIYRINDLTQITGLSRSSIYDKLSQQSPRYDPMFPKSIPLGPRAVGWLSSEVYAWIDSRTRASQSDDEGVIQ; encoded by the coding sequence ATGGCATTACCGCTATCTCAACAAAACCAAAATCAGATCTATCGTATTAATGACCTGACTCAGATCACGGGACTTTCTAGATCGTCTATCTATGACAAATTAAGCCAACAGTCCCCCCGCTATGATCCTATGTTCCCTAAATCGATACCGCTTGGTCCTAGAGCAGTTGGATGGTTATCATCCGAAGTTTATGCGTGGATAGACTCTAGAACTAGAGCGAGTCAGTCTGATGATGAGGGGGTCATTCAATGA
- a CDS encoding inovirus Gp2 family protein, translating to MNNIDYPIFTQYTHNRAYLLSIQRVFNKAIANNSARVLVFRVDLRLPSTCSIDGYGLYDLNPMTLFIESLRSQIEAERKRKQRFGQKVHACPVRYIWARERKSADKDHYHVMILVSNEYYSGVGDYTRLNPEHLSGKVYTAWARAMQNMERRLFLLPLSDDVENYMTLVEFPDKAGYVIRRNQCGWQDKLFDAYGRATYLAKLYTKHYGEGYRCFGTSSN from the coding sequence ATGAATAACATTGACTACCCTATATTTACTCAATACACACATAACAGGGCTTACTTATTATCAATACAAAGAGTATTTAATAAAGCAATAGCCAATAACAGTGCACGTGTTTTAGTGTTTCGAGTTGATTTACGCTTACCGTCAACCTGCTCTATTGATGGTTATGGTTTATATGATTTGAATCCGATGACGCTATTTATAGAGTCATTACGCAGTCAAATTGAAGCTGAACGTAAACGTAAGCAACGTTTCGGTCAAAAGGTACACGCATGTCCAGTGCGTTACATTTGGGCAAGAGAGCGTAAGAGTGCTGATAAAGATCATTATCACGTAATGATATTGGTCAGTAATGAGTACTACAGTGGCGTGGGCGATTATACGAGGCTTAATCCTGAGCATTTGAGCGGTAAAGTCTACACGGCTTGGGCCAGAGCCATGCAGAACATGGAGAGGCGGTTATTTCTATTGCCATTGTCAGATGACGTGGAAAATTACATGACGCTGGTGGAGTTTCCAGATAAAGCGGGATATGTGATCAGACGTAATCAGTGTGGTTGGCAAGACAAGTTATTCGATGCCTATGGGAGGGCAACCTACTTAGCCAAGCTATACACGAAGCACTATGGCGAAGGATATCGTTGTTTTGGAACAAGTAGTAATTAA
- a CDS encoding YijD family membrane protein, which translates to MSNSENGMEPGVHLDRGSERKTLVLALVAGMCGDALLSWMTMSEVSFSIFPIIALVLSVQALYQEYLRHPVSEDIPLVGLACFFVGGFGHSAFVKAQHPDAGSNLFAIVVVMLLMLWIGKKLGFIGKPT; encoded by the coding sequence ATGTCAAATTCAGAAAATGGAATGGAGCCGGGTGTTCACTTAGACCGCGGCTCAGAACGAAAAACGTTAGTATTGGCGTTGGTTGCAGGTATGTGCGGTGATGCATTACTGTCTTGGATGACGATGAGTGAAGTGAGCTTTTCTATTTTTCCGATCATTGCGCTCGTATTATCGGTACAGGCACTATACCAAGAGTATCTGCGTCACCCGGTTTCAGAAGATATCCCATTGGTCGGTTTAGCCTGTTTCTTTGTGGGTGGGTTTGGTCACTCTGCCTTTGTGAAAGCACAGCACCCAGATGCAGGATCTAACTTGTTTGCCATTGTCGTGGTGATGTTACTCATGCTTTGGATAGGTAAAAAACTGGGCTTTATTGGTAAGCCAACATAA